In Rhodovulum sulfidophilum DSM 1374, the following are encoded in one genomic region:
- a CDS encoding adenylate kinase: protein MRIHITGASGAGCSTLARGLAIRLASQCFDTDDFYWHPSDPPFTRKRRPEERLALMKEVFLPRPDWILAGSLLGWGDPLAPWFSHVVFLTLPPARRLAQLRRRERLRYGDAILPGGPRAEAHQAFMDYAMGYDFPDFTGRTRLKHELWLEEMPCPVIRLDASAPPAALVETAIAALDQTVGAA from the coding sequence ATGCGCATTCACATCACCGGCGCCAGCGGTGCGGGCTGTTCGACGCTTGCGCGGGGACTGGCCATCCGCCTTGCCTCGCAGTGTTTCGACACTGACGATTTCTACTGGCATCCCTCCGATCCGCCCTTCACCCGCAAGCGTCGACCCGAAGAGAGGCTGGCGCTGATGAAGGAGGTGTTCCTGCCGCGTCCCGACTGGATCCTGGCCGGGTCGCTGCTGGGCTGGGGCGACCCGCTTGCGCCCTGGTTCAGCCATGTGGTGTTCCTGACCCTGCCGCCCGCGCGGCGTCTGGCGCAACTGCGTCGGCGCGAACGCCTGCGCTATGGCGATGCGATCCTGCCGGGCGGGCCCCGGGCAGAGGCGCATCAGGCCTTCATGGATTATGCGATGGGCTACGATTTCCCCGACTTCACCGGGCGCACCCGGCTCAAGCACGAGCTCTGGCTCGAAGAGATGCCCTGTCCGGTGATCCGGCTCGACGCCTCCGCACCGCCCGCGGCGCTGGTCGAGACGGCGATCGCGGCGCTTGACCAGACCGTCGGCGCGGCCTAG